A window of the Egibacter rhizosphaerae genome harbors these coding sequences:
- a CDS encoding Rne/Rng family ribonuclease — translation MSDHSDDSAASTAGPDDHTDPEDHYQQSKSQSSDTDPPEGGEEPPGDRTDADDGQQRVRVRTRTRRRARERDEPDASPRPADSSEQGATRDASEQGATRGASDDASTAVNDAEVGDSGGQASARGSPDRPDAASDGTDAASDGTDAASDGTDTASDETDAGSGDGPAKQVKRRRGSRGGRGRRGGRGRRGGSGSSSGSGSGTGAAGTTDAGESTEADASGDAVAAETDASGDEAVAESEVPEAPHAKDVDGDGAEASTPLQSKRRSSARSSGRGRGRRPTTRMSEEARRTIAEGPPRRMLVETGTKRTQIAVLEERDLVEHYVTDRDDTSYVGNIYKGRVQNVLPGMEAAFIDIGKGRNGVLYAGEVNYDEADLDGEVPRIEQTLKPGQPVLVQVTKDPMGSKGARLTQSLSIAGRFCVLAPGEGMLGISRKLPDDERERLRGILESVRPEGFGLIVRTAAEGATHEQLEADVTRLVEKWRIVQDRADKVKPLEPVYEEPGLVIRVIRDIFGPEYTELVVDDRELAEQVRTYLADVSPEHVDKVRVEEPDDGLFEAYQVTTQIRRALEKKVWLKSGGYLIIEKTEAMWVIDVNTGKFVGKSNLEETVLRNNLEAAEEIARQLRLRDMGGIIVIDFVDMLVPANRDEVLKRFKRALARDKTKSRVMEISKLGLVQMTRKNVSQGLTESFTVECDCCDGRGAQIVDLG, via the coding sequence GTGAGTGATCATTCCGACGACTCGGCGGCGAGCACCGCCGGGCCAGACGACCACACCGATCCCGAGGACCATTACCAGCAGAGCAAGAGTCAGAGTTCCGACACGGACCCACCCGAGGGTGGCGAGGAGCCACCCGGCGACCGGACCGACGCCGACGACGGGCAACAGCGCGTGCGCGTGCGGACACGGACCCGCCGCCGGGCGAGGGAACGCGACGAGCCTGACGCGAGCCCACGGCCAGCGGACTCGTCGGAGCAGGGCGCGACACGCGACGCCTCCGAGCAGGGCGCGACACGCGGCGCCTCCGACGATGCCTCGACCGCTGTGAACGATGCCGAGGTCGGGGATTCCGGCGGGCAGGCTTCCGCCCGGGGTTCCCCCGATCGCCCTGACGCAGCCAGCGACGGGACCGACGCAGCCAGCGACGGGACCGACGCAGCGAGCGACGGGACCGACACAGCGAGCGACGAGACCGATGCCGGGTCGGGTGACGGGCCCGCCAAGCAGGTCAAGCGACGCCGCGGCAGCCGCGGTGGGCGCGGTCGGCGGGGTGGACGTGGCCGGCGCGGTGGTTCGGGCAGTAGCTCGGGCAGCGGCTCAGGCACCGGGGCGGCCGGCACCACGGACGCCGGGGAGTCGACCGAGGCCGACGCCTCCGGGGATGCGGTCGCAGCCGAGACCGACGCCTCCGGGGACGAGGCCGTCGCCGAGTCCGAGGTCCCGGAGGCGCCTCACGCCAAGGACGTCGACGGTGACGGTGCCGAGGCTTCCACCCCACTGCAGTCGAAGCGGCGGAGCAGCGCGCGCTCTTCCGGGCGTGGCCGTGGGCGCCGCCCCACGACGCGCATGTCGGAGGAGGCCCGCCGCACGATCGCGGAGGGTCCGCCGCGCCGCATGCTCGTCGAGACGGGCACGAAGCGCACCCAGATCGCCGTGCTCGAGGAGCGTGATCTCGTCGAGCATTACGTCACCGACCGTGACGACACGAGCTACGTGGGCAACATCTACAAGGGCCGGGTACAGAACGTCCTGCCCGGGATGGAGGCCGCGTTCATCGACATCGGCAAGGGCCGCAACGGCGTGCTCTACGCGGGGGAGGTCAACTACGACGAGGCCGACCTCGACGGCGAGGTCCCGCGGATCGAGCAGACCCTGAAGCCCGGCCAGCCGGTGCTGGTGCAGGTGACCAAGGATCCGATGGGCTCCAAGGGCGCACGGCTGACGCAGAGCCTCTCGATCGCCGGGCGGTTCTGCGTGCTCGCGCCGGGCGAGGGCATGCTCGGGATCAGCCGCAAGCTGCCCGACGACGAACGGGAGCGGTTGCGGGGGATTCTGGAGTCCGTGCGCCCCGAGGGCTTCGGACTGATCGTGCGGACCGCCGCCGAGGGCGCGACCCACGAGCAGCTCGAGGCGGACGTGACGCGTCTGGTCGAGAAGTGGCGGATCGTCCAGGACCGCGCCGACAAGGTCAAGCCACTCGAGCCGGTCTACGAGGAGCCCGGCCTGGTCATCCGCGTCATCCGCGACATCTTCGGTCCTGAGTACACCGAGTTGGTCGTCGACGACCGCGAGCTCGCCGAGCAGGTCCGGACGTACCTGGCCGACGTCAGCCCGGAGCACGTGGACAAGGTCCGCGTCGAGGAGCCCGACGACGGACTGTTCGAGGCCTACCAGGTCACCACCCAGATTCGTCGCGCGCTCGAGAAGAAGGTGTGGCTGAAGTCCGGCGGCTACCTCATCATCGAGAAGACCGAGGCGATGTGGGTTATCGACGTGAACACCGGCAAGTTCGTCGGGAAGTCGAACCTCGAGGAAACGGTGCTGCGCAACAACCTCGAGGCCGCCGAGGAGATCGCCCGCCAGCTGCGGCTGCGGGACATGGGCGGGATCATCGTCATCGACTTCGTCGACATGCTCGTGCCCGCCAACCGCGACGAGGTGCTCAAGCGCTTCAAGCGCGCGCTGGCACGAGACAAGACCAAGTCCCGCGTGATGGAGATCTCCAAGCTCGGCCTCGTGCAGATGACCCGCAAGAACGTCAGCCAGGGCCTCACCGAGTCGTTCACCGTCGAATGTGACTGCTGTGACGGCCGGGGTGCCCAGATCGTCGATCTCGGGTGA
- a CDS encoding TIGR03936 family radical SAM-associated protein yields the protein MRVRVRYAKTGKVRFVSAIDLGRIWERALRKARLPVAYSEGFSPHPQVRFPDALPLGYGSIAEYAELEFADSFPIEPALKELNAAFPEGIEVRAGVEVVEGAPRLSKWLRASAWDLAYPGDGAAALEEAVARILDAERVLVPRDKKGEVTEVDLRPALNNLVARSLALSETVLPPDPDIGDAHGVVEAGGATLAEPTEDLSAASQEDATSARVRALVHHVEPPMRPSEVHAALAAHCPHPWRDALEPGRVTRVAQGEFVDEGLREAIGGTIVPPRPEAVHRE from the coding sequence GTGCGGGTACGGGTTAGGTACGCCAAGACCGGCAAGGTCCGGTTCGTCTCGGCGATCGACCTCGGGCGGATATGGGAGCGAGCGCTGCGCAAGGCCCGGTTGCCCGTCGCGTATTCCGAGGGCTTCAGCCCGCACCCGCAGGTAAGATTCCCGGATGCGCTACCGCTCGGCTACGGCTCGATCGCCGAGTACGCCGAGCTGGAGTTCGCCGACTCGTTTCCGATCGAGCCGGCGCTCAAGGAACTGAACGCGGCCTTCCCGGAAGGGATCGAGGTCCGTGCCGGGGTGGAGGTCGTCGAGGGTGCACCCCGACTCTCGAAGTGGTTGCGCGCCTCGGCGTGGGACCTCGCCTACCCCGGCGATGGCGCCGCGGCACTGGAGGAGGCCGTCGCACGCATCCTCGACGCCGAGAGGGTGCTCGTGCCCCGCGACAAGAAGGGCGAGGTGACCGAGGTCGACCTGAGGCCCGCTCTGAACAACCTGGTAGCGCGTTCCCTCGCGCTATCCGAGACCGTGCTGCCGCCTGATCCCGATATCGGTGATGCGCACGGCGTTGTCGAAGCGGGTGGGGCGACTCTCGCCGAGCCCACCGAGGATCTGTCCGCGGCGTCCCAGGAGGACGCCACCAGCGCGCGGGTTCGTGCGCTGGTCCACCATGTCGAGCCCCCGATGCGTCCCAGCGAGGTGCACGCCGCGCTCGCGGCTCACTGCCCGCACCCCTGGCGGGACGCGCTCGAACCCGGCCGTGTGACCCGCGTGGCGCAGGGCGAGTTCGTCGACGAGGGGCTCCGCGAAGCGATCGGCGGCACGATCGTGCCGCCGCGACCGGAGGCTGTTCATCGTGAGTGA
- a CDS encoding TIGR03960 family B12-binding radical SAM protein yields the protein MPIDRSTGSVWECLEPLLTQVRKPARYVGGETNIVVKEHGEVDSAWLLVYPDTYEVGQPNQGIQILYEVLNERPRTLAERGFAPWGDMEAVMRAHGLPFFSVETHRPPQAFDVLGFSLATEVGYTNLLNILDLGGVTRHATARADDEPLVIAGGHAVFNPEPLASFLDLAIAGDGEEVARELDGLVQEWRSAGDWSREHLLGRAARIEGVYVPRFYEPRYGPDGRLEATEPVRADARRAVPKRTLSDLDEWPYPKKQLVPLTETVHERYSVEIFRGCTRGCRFCQAGMITRPVRERSRETIKEMVSEGLENSGLEEVGLLSLSSADHSDIRGLCGDLGDQYEGTNTSLSLPSTRVDAFNVELADELTRNGRRTGLTFAPEAGTERMRKVINKTASEQDMLQAAETAFANGWRHIKLYFMIGLPTETDEDVLGIAELGLKVLALGKRHGRKNKVTVSVGGFIPKPHTPFQWCAQDPPEEIKRKIGLIKERVAADRNLNLRYHDPEPGVVEGLLSRGDRRVAAAVERAFELGARFDGWAEVFDPDRWRRACADTGVDLDWYLYRDRDEGEGLPWDHMDSGLDKSWLWEDYQDSLHARELDDCRWIPCYDCGVCPGLDIDHQTGYAQGDTLGLLPIVRAGTG from the coding sequence ATGCCCATCGACCGCAGCACCGGATCCGTCTGGGAGTGCCTCGAGCCCCTGCTCACGCAGGTGAGGAAGCCCGCGCGCTACGTCGGCGGCGAGACGAACATCGTGGTGAAGGAGCACGGGGAGGTCGACAGCGCCTGGCTGCTGGTCTATCCCGACACCTACGAGGTCGGACAGCCGAACCAGGGCATCCAGATCCTCTACGAGGTCCTCAACGAACGGCCGCGCACCCTCGCCGAGCGTGGATTCGCACCGTGGGGGGACATGGAAGCGGTGATGCGGGCTCACGGCCTCCCCTTCTTCAGCGTCGAGACGCATCGCCCCCCGCAGGCGTTCGACGTGCTCGGGTTCAGCCTCGCGACCGAGGTCGGCTACACGAACCTGCTCAACATCCTCGACCTCGGCGGCGTGACGCGTCACGCGACCGCACGGGCCGACGACGAGCCGCTCGTCATCGCCGGTGGGCACGCGGTGTTCAACCCGGAGCCGCTCGCGTCGTTCCTGGACCTCGCGATCGCCGGCGACGGTGAGGAGGTCGCGCGTGAGCTCGACGGCCTCGTTCAGGAGTGGCGCAGCGCCGGCGACTGGTCGCGCGAGCACCTGCTCGGTCGCGCCGCGCGGATCGAGGGCGTCTACGTGCCGCGGTTCTACGAGCCGCGCTACGGCCCCGACGGGCGACTCGAGGCCACCGAGCCCGTGCGCGCCGATGCGCGCCGCGCGGTCCCCAAGCGCACGCTCTCCGACCTCGACGAGTGGCCGTACCCCAAGAAGCAGCTCGTGCCGCTCACCGAGACGGTGCACGAGCGCTACTCGGTGGAGATCTTCCGCGGTTGCACGCGCGGCTGCCGGTTCTGCCAGGCCGGGATGATCACGCGCCCGGTGCGCGAGCGGTCCCGCGAGACGATCAAGGAGATGGTCTCCGAAGGGCTGGAGAACTCCGGGCTCGAGGAGGTCGGGCTGCTCTCCCTGTCCTCGGCTGACCACTCCGACATCCGTGGCCTCTGCGGCGACCTGGGCGACCAGTACGAGGGCACGAACACGAGCCTCTCGCTGCCCTCCACCCGCGTCGACGCGTTCAACGTCGAGCTCGCCGACGAGCTCACCCGCAACGGTCGCCGCACCGGGCTCACGTTCGCGCCCGAGGCCGGAACCGAGCGGATGCGCAAGGTCATCAACAAGACCGCGAGCGAACAGGACATGCTGCAGGCCGCCGAGACCGCGTTCGCGAACGGCTGGCGGCACATCAAGCTGTATTTCATGATCGGTCTGCCCACCGAGACCGACGAGGACGTGCTCGGGATCGCCGAGCTCGGGCTCAAGGTCCTCGCCCTCGGCAAGCGGCACGGCCGCAAGAACAAGGTGACGGTGTCGGTCGGGGGGTTCATCCCGAAACCGCACACGCCGTTCCAGTGGTGCGCCCAGGACCCGCCCGAGGAGATCAAGCGCAAGATCGGGCTCATCAAGGAGCGCGTCGCGGCCGACCGGAACCTGAACCTGCGCTATCACGACCCCGAGCCCGGCGTCGTCGAGGGGCTCCTGTCCCGGGGCGACCGACGGGTCGCCGCCGCCGTCGAGCGCGCCTTCGAGCTGGGCGCGCGCTTCGACGGGTGGGCCGAGGTGTTCGACCCCGACCGGTGGCGGCGGGCCTGCGCGGACACCGGCGTCGATCTCGACTGGTACCTGTACCGTGACCGGGACGAGGGCGAGGGCCTGCCCTGGGACCACATGGACAGCGGCCTCGACAAGTCGTGGCTGTGGGAGGACTACCAGGATTCGCTGCACGCGCGCGAACTCGACGATTGTCGCTGGATCCCCTGCTACGACTGCGGGGTCTGTCCCGGACTCGACATCGACCACCAGACCGGCTACGCCCAGGGCGACACGCTGGGTCTCCTCCCGATTGTCCGTGCGGGTACGGGTTAG
- the rodA gene encoding rod shape-determining protein RodA yields MSTYQDHNALRGQREAYRKQWLSAYAPARQVDPVLVLVVLALAGIGFVFIYSATAPQLAGTEYDTLHFVNRQLVSFALGIAAMVAVTAFDYRAFRAWAPVLYLVSLVLLGVVLVVGEDTGQPTRALVLGGFWFQPAELAKPALIAILAALFHERREEALGLRALIEACVLAAIPMVLIVAQPDLGTAIVFVAITFAVLLLARVRIRYMVALGVIGVASILGALQLDILEQYQLERLGSFLNPEAADIQEDGYNLNQAQIAIGSGQLVGQGLFQGTQTRLGFVPENHTDFIFTVVAEETGFLGSALLLGLYGVLIWRGIRIAMGSRDTFGTLLAGGVVAVLGFQVFVNLGMSLGIMPITGLALPFVSYGGTSMISMFIMVGLLQNVHMRRFQ; encoded by the coding sequence TTGAGCACGTACCAGGACCACAACGCCCTGCGGGGCCAGCGCGAGGCCTACCGCAAGCAGTGGCTGTCGGCCTACGCGCCCGCTCGGCAGGTCGACCCGGTGCTCGTGCTCGTCGTGCTCGCGCTGGCGGGCATCGGCTTCGTCTTCATCTACTCGGCGACGGCGCCGCAGCTCGCCGGGACCGAGTACGACACACTGCACTTCGTCAACCGGCAGCTCGTGTCGTTCGCGCTGGGCATCGCGGCGATGGTGGCCGTCACCGCGTTCGACTATCGCGCGTTCCGTGCGTGGGCGCCGGTGCTGTACCTGGTTTCGCTGGTGCTGCTCGGCGTCGTGCTCGTGGTCGGTGAGGACACGGGGCAGCCGACCCGTGCGCTCGTGCTCGGGGGGTTCTGGTTCCAGCCGGCCGAGCTCGCCAAGCCCGCGCTCATCGCCATCCTCGCGGCGCTCTTCCACGAGCGGCGCGAGGAGGCCCTGGGCCTGCGTGCGCTGATCGAGGCCTGCGTGCTGGCGGCGATCCCCATGGTCCTCATCGTCGCCCAGCCCGACCTCGGCACCGCGATCGTCTTCGTCGCGATCACGTTCGCGGTGCTCCTGCTCGCGCGGGTGCGGATCCGCTACATGGTGGCGCTCGGGGTGATCGGCGTCGCGTCGATCCTCGGGGCACTGCAGCTGGACATCCTCGAGCAGTACCAGCTCGAACGCCTGGGCAGCTTCCTGAACCCGGAGGCCGCGGATATCCAGGAGGACGGTTACAACCTGAACCAGGCGCAGATCGCGATCGGCTCGGGGCAGCTCGTCGGCCAAGGGCTGTTCCAGGGGACGCAGACCCGCCTGGGCTTCGTCCCCGAGAACCACACCGACTTCATCTTCACCGTGGTCGCCGAGGAGACCGGGTTCCTGGGCAGCGCTCTCCTCCTCGGCCTCTACGGAGTGCTGATCTGGCGCGGTATCCGGATCGCGATGGGCAGTCGGGACACATTCGGGACGCTGCTGGCCGGCGGCGTCGTCGCGGTCCTCGGCTTCCAGGTCTTCGTGAACCTCGGAATGTCCCTGGGGATCATGCCCATCACCGGGCTCGCCCTGCCTTTCGTCTCCTATGGGGGCACGTCGATGATCAGCATGTTCATCATGGTGGGGCTGTTGCAGAACGTGCACATGCGCCGCTTCCAGTAG
- the mrdA gene encoding penicillin-binding protein 2, which yields MPSLNVPAATDQAESTRLRLVFFALLLVSLFVLLFARMWYLQVMAGADFADRAEGNAVRTVSMEAPRGKILDREGEPLVDNEFVYVVGVQPAEIDDDEEEDVYEDLGEVLDMDGDEIATEIERSRVSPLRPRPIAVDVPEEVVLYIWENQSTRYPGVYAERLPRRTYPQGDLASHVLGYVTEIGEDQLASEAYEDYRAGELIGSAGVESGYESELRGTEGLRRLEVNPRNEVVRQLDEVLPTPGSDLRLTLDSDVQADTEEALLEGIETARQEPDDNNVASTLRATGGAVVVLDADNGEVRAMASYPDYDPSEFVGGVSTEYFADIQDPDNEIPLLNRAIQQTYPPGSVFKVVTASAALEHGFVGPNETLPCPPQWEWNDQTFPNWSSVDSGDISMAQSLTESCNTVYYELARDMWHAEQASGDDEREYLADHAEEWGLGGTLGIDLASERGGVVPGREWKREYWEQTRDRNCALAETAPDGSYEERLYTELCSEQGANWRGGDAVNMSIGQGDVQTTPLQIASVYAAVANGGTVFAPRVADEVVRPDGEVEAVEPEVVNDLELSDSTVQVLRSGLQGVNEDGGTAESTFEDFGPTIAGKTGTAQFGDSKQPYSWYAGYTVDPAEDGSRYVVVSLIEEGGGGSQTSAPIVRRVFESVLDVEETEIDLGEVTD from the coding sequence GTGCCTTCGCTGAACGTCCCCGCCGCGACCGATCAGGCCGAGAGCACCAGGCTGCGCCTGGTGTTCTTTGCGTTGCTGCTCGTTAGTCTCTTCGTGCTCCTGTTCGCGCGGATGTGGTACCTGCAGGTGATGGCGGGCGCCGACTTCGCCGATCGCGCCGAGGGCAACGCTGTCCGGACGGTGAGCATGGAGGCGCCGCGCGGGAAGATCCTCGATCGCGAGGGGGAGCCCCTCGTCGACAACGAGTTCGTCTACGTCGTCGGGGTGCAGCCGGCCGAGATCGACGACGACGAGGAGGAGGACGTCTACGAGGACCTGGGCGAGGTCCTCGACATGGACGGCGACGAGATCGCGACGGAGATCGAGCGGTCGCGCGTCAGCCCTCTCCGCCCGCGCCCGATCGCGGTCGACGTGCCCGAGGAGGTCGTCCTCTACATCTGGGAGAACCAGTCGACGCGATATCCGGGGGTCTACGCCGAGCGGCTGCCCCGCCGGACCTATCCCCAGGGAGACCTCGCGAGCCACGTGCTCGGATACGTCACCGAGATCGGCGAGGATCAGCTCGCGAGCGAGGCCTACGAGGACTACCGGGCCGGGGAGCTGATCGGCTCGGCCGGGGTCGAGTCGGGCTACGAGTCCGAGCTGCGCGGCACCGAGGGTCTGCGCCGCCTCGAGGTGAACCCTCGCAACGAGGTGGTCCGCCAGCTCGACGAGGTGCTCCCCACGCCGGGCTCGGACCTGCGCCTGACGCTCGATTCCGACGTCCAGGCCGACACCGAGGAGGCGCTGCTCGAGGGGATCGAGACCGCGCGTCAGGAGCCCGACGACAACAACGTCGCCTCCACTCTGCGCGCCACCGGCGGAGCGGTCGTCGTCCTCGACGCCGACAACGGCGAGGTACGCGCGATGGCCTCGTACCCCGACTACGACCCCAGCGAGTTCGTGGGAGGGGTGAGCACCGAGTACTTCGCCGACATCCAGGATCCCGACAACGAGATCCCCCTGCTCAACCGCGCGATCCAGCAGACCTATCCGCCCGGCTCGGTGTTCAAGGTGGTCACGGCTTCCGCGGCGCTCGAGCACGGGTTCGTCGGCCCGAACGAGACGCTGCCGTGCCCCCCGCAATGGGAGTGGAACGACCAGACGTTCCCCAACTGGTCGAGTGTGGACTCCGGTGACATCTCGATGGCCCAGTCGCTGACCGAGTCGTGCAACACCGTGTACTACGAGCTCGCGCGGGACATGTGGCATGCGGAGCAGGCGAGCGGCGACGACGAGCGCGAGTACCTCGCCGATCACGCCGAGGAATGGGGCCTGGGGGGCACCCTGGGCATCGACCTGGCGAGCGAGCGTGGCGGGGTCGTGCCCGGTCGCGAGTGGAAGCGTGAGTACTGGGAGCAGACGCGCGACCGCAACTGCGCGCTCGCCGAGACCGCACCCGACGGCAGCTACGAGGAGCGCCTCTACACCGAGCTGTGCAGCGAGCAGGGCGCGAACTGGCGCGGCGGTGACGCGGTCAACATGTCCATCGGGCAGGGGGACGTGCAGACCACGCCGCTGCAGATCGCGTCGGTTTACGCGGCGGTCGCGAACGGCGGCACGGTTTTCGCGCCCCGCGTCGCCGACGAGGTCGTCCGTCCCGACGGCGAGGTCGAGGCCGTCGAGCCCGAGGTCGTGAACGATCTCGAACTCTCGGACTCCACCGTGCAGGTGCTGCGCTCCGGACTGCAGGGCGTGAACGAGGACGGTGGGACCGCCGAGAGCACCTTCGAGGACTTCGGCCCCACGATCGCCGGCAAGACCGGCACCGCGCAGTTCGGCGATTCCAAGCAGCCGTACTCGTGGTACGCGGGGTACACGGTCGACCCGGCCGAGGACGGGAGCCGCTACGTCGTCGTCTCGCTCATCGAGGAGGGCGGCGGGGGCAGTCAGACCTCGGCGCCGATCGTCCGGCGGGTGTTCGAGTCGGTGCTCGACGTCGAGGAGACCGAGATCGATCTCGGTGAGGTCACGGATTGA
- the mreD gene encoding rod shape-determining protein MreD, producing the protein MIVRGVLLGLVLLTVLLLQTVVAPAMTIGGIAPDFVALTVLVLAVVEGPGSGLRYGFVGGLAVDLLAATDTIVGASALVFLLGGYAAGLTRPYIAGNPFAGAVLVAGIGTAVLVAMRVLLGFVLGVQSATPLTVLVDAALTGVYGAVLSPIAWFVLRRLLGLVSTSSG; encoded by the coding sequence GTGATCGTTCGCGGTGTCCTCCTCGGGTTGGTGTTGCTCACCGTGCTGCTGCTGCAGACCGTGGTGGCACCCGCCATGACGATCGGCGGTATCGCGCCCGACTTCGTCGCGCTCACGGTGCTGGTCCTCGCGGTGGTGGAGGGGCCCGGCAGCGGCCTGCGGTACGGGTTCGTCGGCGGACTGGCCGTCGACCTCCTCGCCGCGACTGACACGATCGTCGGCGCGTCGGCGCTGGTCTTCCTGCTCGGCGGCTACGCTGCAGGCCTCACCCGCCCCTACATCGCCGGCAACCCGTTCGCGGGCGCCGTCCTCGTCGCCGGGATCGGAACGGCCGTGCTCGTGGCGATGCGCGTGCTGCTCGGCTTCGTGCTCGGCGTGCAGAGCGCGACGCCCCTCACCGTGCTCGTCGACGCCGCGCTCACGGGCGTCTACGGGGCGGTGCTGAGCCCCATCGCATGGTTCGTGCTGCGCCGGCTGCTCGGCCTCGTCTCGACGTCTTCGGGCTGA
- the mreC gene encoding rod shape-determining protein MreC: protein MLTLVALLLITFDYRQGDSGPIAEAQRGALVAFAPLQEGFSQALRPVGAVLSAVGDLGSMRAENVRLQQEVEQLEEQLPSVADLERENRELREQLEMRERYELETVAAEVIGEPPGEQGHSIIVDRGADQGIASGMATVSTRGLIGKVTEVTPEYARIELLTSPNARYAVRVAESGETALLRGQGAQPFQLELLDPEADAPQGSEVVTRTFQTSTIPDGLPVGEVSSPDEADVTSPRFHQVRPFVDFRRLSTVQIVLDAETAPGRFDPSDIVDSPESSAPDPPDLEEEDDEDDDEEGEDGDDEDNDDEDNDDG from the coding sequence GTGCTCACGCTCGTCGCGCTGCTCCTGATCACGTTCGACTACCGGCAGGGCGACAGCGGGCCGATCGCCGAGGCGCAGCGGGGAGCCCTCGTCGCGTTCGCTCCACTCCAGGAGGGCTTCTCCCAAGCGTTGCGTCCCGTCGGCGCCGTTCTGTCCGCCGTCGGCGACCTCGGCAGCATGCGTGCCGAGAACGTGCGCCTGCAGCAGGAGGTCGAGCAGCTCGAGGAGCAGCTGCCGAGCGTCGCCGACCTGGAGCGCGAGAACCGCGAGCTGCGCGAGCAACTCGAGATGCGTGAGCGGTACGAGCTCGAGACCGTCGCCGCCGAGGTCATCGGTGAACCGCCCGGTGAGCAGGGCCACTCGATCATCGTCGACAGGGGCGCGGACCAGGGAATCGCGTCGGGCATGGCCACCGTGTCCACGCGGGGACTGATCGGCAAGGTCACCGAGGTGACCCCCGAGTACGCTCGCATCGAGTTGCTGACCAGCCCCAATGCCCGCTACGCGGTCCGTGTCGCCGAGTCGGGTGAGACCGCCCTCTTGCGCGGGCAGGGTGCCCAGCCGTTCCAACTGGAGCTGCTCGACCCCGAGGCTGACGCCCCACAGGGCAGCGAGGTCGTGACTCGCACGTTCCAGACCTCGACGATCCCCGACGGCCTGCCGGTCGGGGAGGTGTCGAGCCCGGACGAGGCCGACGTGACGAGTCCACGCTTCCACCAGGTCCGACCGTTCGTCGACTTCCGCCGACTCTCGACGGTGCAGATCGTGCTCGACGCCGAGACCGCGCCCGGTCGGTTCGACCCTTCCGACATCGTCGACTCGCCGGAGTCCTCCGCACCCGACCCGCCCGACCTCGAGGAGGAGGACGACGAGGACGACGACGAGGAGGGTGAGGACGGCGACGACGAGGACAACGACGATGAGGACAACGACGACGGGTGA
- a CDS encoding rod shape-determining protein, whose protein sequence is MAQQSVSNFQLFGRDIAVDLGTANTLVYVRGRGIVLNEPSVVATNTKTGEILAVGSDAKRMIGRTPGHIIAIRPLKDGVIADFEVTEKMLRYFIQKVTKRRYFAMMNKPRVVICVPSGITGVEQRAVEEASIQAGARSAYIIEEPMAAAIGADLPVHEPAGNMVVDIGGGTTEVAVISLGGIVTSASIRIGGDELDESVVNHVKKEYSLMLGERTAEEIKVAIGSAFPLPEESHAEIRGRDLVTGLPKTIVISAEEVRRAIEEPVNSIVDAVKNTLDRCPPELAADIMDKGIVLTGGGAMLHGLDERLKHETGMPIHTADDPLDSVAIGSGKCLEQFERLRRVLISSSRA, encoded by the coding sequence GTGGCACAGCAGTCGGTCTCCAACTTCCAGCTCTTCGGCCGGGACATCGCCGTCGACCTGGGTACCGCGAACACGCTCGTCTACGTGCGTGGTCGAGGGATCGTGCTCAACGAGCCGTCGGTCGTGGCCACGAACACCAAGACCGGCGAGATCCTCGCCGTCGGTTCCGACGCGAAGCGGATGATCGGCCGCACGCCCGGGCACATCATCGCGATTCGGCCCTTGAAGGACGGCGTCATCGCCGACTTCGAGGTAACCGAGAAGATGTTGCGCTACTTCATCCAGAAGGTCACCAAGCGCCGGTACTTCGCGATGATGAACAAGCCGCGCGTGGTGATCTGTGTGCCCAGCGGCATCACGGGGGTCGAACAGCGCGCGGTCGAGGAGGCGTCGATCCAGGCCGGCGCCCGCTCGGCCTACATCATCGAGGAGCCGATGGCCGCGGCGATCGGTGCCGATCTCCCGGTCCACGAACCCGCCGGCAACATGGTGGTCGACATCGGCGGTGGCACGACCGAGGTGGCGGTGATCTCGCTCGGTGGGATCGTGACGAGCGCGTCGATCCGTATCGGCGGCGACGAGCTCGACGAGTCGGTCGTCAACCACGTGAAGAAGGAGTACTCCCTCATGCTGGGGGAGCGCACCGCCGAGGAGATCAAGGTCGCCATCGGCAGTGCCTTCCCGCTGCCCGAGGAGAGCCACGCCGAGATCCGCGGACGCGATCTCGTGACCGGGCTGCCCAAGACCATCGTCATCAGCGCCGAAGAGGTGCGCCGGGCGATCGAGGAGCCGGTGAACTCCATCGTCGACGCGGTGAAGAACACCCTCGACCGCTGCCCGCCCGAGCTGGCCGCCGACATCATGGACAAAGGGATCGTCCTGACCGGGGGCGGCGCGATGCTGCACGGGCTGGACGAGCGCTTGAAGCACGAGACCGGGATGCCGATCCACACCGCGGACGACCCGCTCGATTCCGTGGCGATCGGCTCCGGGAAGTGCCTGGAGCAGTTCGAGCGCCTGCGCCGGGTGCTCATCTCGAGCTCCCGCGCATAG